DNA from Desulfarculus baarsii DSM 2075:
CCAAAAAAATGATCTGGCCGGCGGCGGGCGAGATCAGGCGGTTGAGCAGACGCAGCAGGCTGGACTTGCCCACGCCCGATGGCCCGCTCAGCCAGACATAGTCGCCCGGCGACAGCAGCAACGACAGCCCGTCGAAGAGCCGCTTGCCGCCGGGCGTCTGCCAGCGCAGGCCCTCGGCCACCAGCAACGGGGCTGGCAACACCACGGCGCTCCTAGATCGTCACCAGTTCGTATTCGCGCAGGCCCAGGCCGATCTCCTCGCACGACTCCAGTTGCAGCTCCCAGTCGATCTTGGGATGGATGTCGCGGAACTTGTCGCCACCGGAGTGGTGGGAGTTTTTCAGGCAACTGTGGCTCAGGCCCAGGGCCCGGTTGACCAGATCCACGCTGGCCTGGTCGATGGCCACCGGGTCGTCGGAGGCGACCACGCCGATATCCTGGACAATGGGCGCGTCCTGGAAAGGATAACAGTCGCAGGTGGGGCTGACGTTGGTGATGAAGTTGAAAAACACGCTCGTTCTTTCCTTGCCGGCCAGCACGCCCTTGGTGTAGGCGGCCATGCGCCGCATGAACTGAGGTATCTGGGCGTCCCAGGCGATCTCGATGGCCGACTGGGGACAGGTCAGGATGCAGTCGCCGCAGCCGATGCACTTCTCGGCGTCCTTGACCGCGCAGAGCTCGGGCTTTTCCGAGCCGGCCGGCGCGGGGGGCATGTCTGGCCCGCGTTTGACCAGCCTGATGGCCAGGCCCGGACAGCGCCGCACGCACTGGCCACAGGCGATGCAGCGTTCGGCGCGGATGGTCGGCGAGATGTTGCTGTGCTGGAAAAGCTTGCCCCGGCGACTGGCGCAGCCCATGCCCAGATTTTTGATCGTGCCGCCAAAGCCGGCCACCTCGTGGCCCTTGAAGTGGGCCAGGCTGATCAGGGCCTCGGCCGAGGCGATCTCGGCGCCGATGTAGGCCAGCTCGCACTGGGGCAGATCGACGCGCACGGCGGCCTCGGAGGCGCCGCGCAGGCCGTCGGCGATGATCAGCGGCGCGCCGATCACGCTGTAGGCGAAGCCGTTTTCCACGGCCGTGTGCAGGTGCCCCACGGCCTCGGCCCGCGAGCCCACGTAGAGGGTGTTGCAGTCGGTGAAAAAGGGCTTGCCGCCGGCCCGTTTGACGGCCTCGGCAAAGCGGCGGGCCAGCACGGGCCGAATAAAGGCGGTGTTGCCGCGCTCGCCGAAGTGGATCTTGATGGCCGTCTGGGCCCCGGGGCGGATGCGCGACTCCAGGCCGACACGCTCCATGAGTTCGTCGAGTTTCTGGTTGAAGGGCCGCTTCAGCGAGGCCCGCAGATCGGCGAAATAAACGGTGCTGGGCATGGATGGACTCCCTCCTTGAGAGCGTTGGTCATCGGCCGGCCCGACGCCTGAAGATGGCCAGGGCCTCCGGGATCAGCGAACGAATGGCCGCCTCCGGCTCCAACCGGAGTCTTTTTTGCATTTCCTCGAAACGGGGGTAGGCGCTGGTCAGCTCGGGCAGGGCCGGGCTGTGCTGGGCCTGGATGCGCCGGCTGTGCAAGGCCAGATCGCAGATGCCGTGGCGCTCGGCGGCGATGCCCCGCAACCAGCCCAGGCGGCGCATGACTTCGAAACGCACCTGATCGGCCAGAAACAAAAAAGCATCCAGGGCCTCCATCTTTTTGGCCGGCTCCAGATACGAAAAGGCCTCGCCGGCCCCCCAGCCGCGCACGCCCAGAACCACGTCGTAGAGGGCCAGGGTGGCCGTCTGGTCCAACTCGGCCAACTGCGAAAGCACGCCGTCGGGCAGTTGACCCAGCCGTTCATCGGCCACGGGCGCGTGGCCCAGGCGTTTTTCCCAACGGGCAAAGGCGCTGGCGGCGGCTTTTTCGCGCCGCGCGCCACCCAGGTCGACCACTTCTCCCAATGACTGCTCTCCTGGCGGCCCGTTATTTCAGATAGGCCCGTCCTTCTTCGGCCGCCGGCAGGGTCACCAGGAACGAGGCTCCCTCGCCTTCGCGGTTGTGCACCTCCACGCCGCCCAGGTGACGGGTGACGATCTTGTGGACGATGGACAGGCCCATGCCCGAGCCGTT
Protein-coding regions in this window:
- a CDS encoding DUF362 domain-containing protein, yielding MPSTVYFADLRASLKRPFNQKLDELMERVGLESRIRPGAQTAIKIHFGERGNTAFIRPVLARRFAEAVKRAGGKPFFTDCNTLYVGSRAEAVGHLHTAVENGFAYSVIGAPLIIADGLRGASEAAVRVDLPQCELAYIGAEIASAEALISLAHFKGHEVAGFGGTIKNLGMGCASRRGKLFQHSNISPTIRAERCIACGQCVRRCPGLAIRLVKRGPDMPPAPAGSEKPELCAVKDAEKCIGCGDCILTCPQSAIEIAWDAQIPQFMRRMAAYTKGVLAGKERTSVFFNFITNVSPTCDCYPFQDAPIVQDIGVVASDDPVAIDQASVDLVNRALGLSHSCLKNSHHSGGDKFRDIHPKIDWELQLESCEEIGLGLREYELVTI